Genomic window (Novosphingobium sp. 9U):
CGCTGCCGACGGCCTCGACCGTCCGGTCCTTGCGGTGGAGCACGACATCCGCCTCTAAGCGATCGACCCGCACGATCCCAAAGCGTCGCGCCAGTGCGGCACGCTCGGCCTCGCTGGCGTCCAGGTGCACCGCCTTGCCCTCGCACTGGCGCACGTCGAACTCGCGGGAGAACTCCGGCTTGGCGCTCATCGTGCGATCTTTCCCGCCAGCAGGTCGTCCGGGCTCGTGGCGTCGAGCTGGTGCCACAGCGCGAGCACGGCCGCGGCGAGTGCGGGCTTGTCGGCCTGGTCGATCAAGGTGACGTTGCGTTCCAGAACCGGCACCAGCGCCGTTTGCGGATCGCTGGCGGCCATGGCCTCGCGTAGTGCGCCGATCCGCCCGCCCAGCGTGCTGACCAGCTTGCCCATGCGTTTGCCGACGACCAGATCACCCACGCCCGACTGGCGCAACTGCCCGTCCATGTCCTCGACGAAGAGCTCGGTGAGGCGTGCTGCCAGTACTTTCAACTGTTCTTCCCGCTCCATCCGCAGCAGGACCAGGGAAAGCACCATCGTCACTGCATCGAACCGGCCGGGCACGGTGTCGGCAATGCCGCCTTGCGCATACCACGGCTTTTCGCGCGCGATCTCGACCGTGCGGTGCCAGAGCGGGCGAACCGGAGCGCGGTCGTCGGACGTGCGGCCCAGCAGGCGATCGATGAGGGACAAGGGACGGGAGCCTTTCGGGTGCATGGAACGAG
Coding sequences:
- a CDS encoding ubiquinol-cytochrome C chaperone family protein codes for the protein MHPKGSRPLSLIDRLLGRTSDDRAPVRPLWHRTVEIAREKPWYAQGGIADTVPGRFDAVTMVLSLVLLRMEREEQLKVLAARLTELFVEDMDGQLRQSGVGDLVVGKRMGKLVSTLGGRIGALREAMAASDPQTALVPVLERNVTLIDQADKPALAAAVLALWHQLDATSPDDLLAGKIAR